TCCTGTAGGCAGCCATTCTAATTTCGAGGGTAAGGTCCGGCCATTCGTCAAAAAAGCCGCGCATAACAAGCTTGTCGTCGCTTGGTGCAAGAGGAGTCCACCCCGATTCGACAGATTTGAAATTAGCCAGATTCAAACCAGCTTCGTCAAGTAGTAGTGACCAATCCATTTTTTTCGATGCAGATTGCGGAAGATCCTCTTGTCTGGGGGACCACTTCAACATCACCAATCTGCCTTGAGTGTCCATCATCAACAGGATCGCTCCCGGCGTTTCGCGAATAGGATCAACGCTTGTTACACGAATTGCTTGTTTTGGTACGAGAGGAAATGCGCTTTGGCGTACCCAGAAGCGCATAACGGGCGGATGTCCGCTGGATAGTTTTCTCCAATTCGCCAGTTTCCGATTTCGCGCATATGTGAAAAAATCATAATCCACAGAAAAGCCGTCCGCGGAGTATTCCGGGGTCGAGTATCCAAGCTTTTTCAAGATTTCCTGCGCGCGCTCCTTCAAAACTTCAGGAGATTTTGAAAATGGAATAAACGCGTGAAGTTCAAGTGGCTCTGAAATAACAACGCAAAGGGAAAAAAGCAAAATGGTAGAGATCAACAATGCAAAAGCGGTACGTGGCTGCAGGCTTCCTTGGTGGCGGCAGCGGCAACCATTTCCGGAGAAGGCGTTTCGACGGCAGCAAGCGCAGCAGCAATCGGATCGCCACCGGGAAGAGCGGCCGCTACTTGCAGCGCGCCTGCCGGGCGTTTCAACGGATCTTTGTCCAAACATCTGAGGATCACTCGTTCAATCATTACGTCCAATTCTTTTACGTGAGCAGAGGGATTTGTTGGCGCGGTCTGCTCTTTGAGTTTGATGAGCTCACTCAGTGTCGAGGCTTCATAAGCGCGCTTACCAGTGAATAGCTCATATAGAACCAATCCCAATGAGTAGATATCACTTCGGACAGTTACTTCTTTTCCTGAGATCTGCTCCGGAGCCATGTAAGCGGGGGTTCCTGCGTATAATTCGCTGCTATGAAATTCCGAAGAGAGTCCGGCCAATCCGAAATCTGTGATTCTCGCTTTACCACGCCCATCGATCATGATGTTTGCAGGCTTCAGATCCCGATGCAGAACGTTGTTATCGTGA
This genomic stretch from bacterium harbors:
- a CDS encoding serine/threonine protein kinase — encoded protein: MPTAIVQANPLPSTNVLDSGRFTAGTVLAGRYRITGRLGKGGMGEVYHAEDLKLGHAVALKFLPEALTSDGAALASFHREVRTARHVSHPNVCRVFDIVDAEGLHFITMEYVDGEDLASLIRRIGRLPVEKALELSRQICAGLAAAHDNNVLHRDLKPANIMIDGRGKARITDFGLAGLSSEFHSSELYAGTPAYMAPEQISGKEVTVRSDIYSLGLVLYELFTGKRAYEASTLSELIKLKEQTAPTNPSAHVKELDVMIERVILRCLDKDPLKRPAGALQVAAALPGGDPIAAALAAVETPSPEMVAAAATKEACSHVPLLHC